From Daucus carota subsp. sativus chromosome 6, DH1 v3.0, whole genome shotgun sequence, the proteins below share one genomic window:
- the LOC108226618 gene encoding acetylajmalan esterase, protein MAFSSRDGLFQLLISLCSLLYLRQAQSASSFGRTLPDIGLLKSCNIDKIYQFGASKSDTGNRRIENPLDLCNLPPYGQSFLREPTGRCSDGLLMIDYIGSAAGIPFLNPYLNSKANFSHGVNFAVGGSTALPVKKNALVSATRSSLDVQVDWMSEFLVSQCSSHTYCSLERHSKNLFIVGEAGNNDYNSALFQGKTIKEIKGELMPQIVQSIMHAVKKVIRAGAARIVVPGQYPLGCFPVYLAAFQSNSTTDYDKHECLKALNILAAAHNKYLQHAISAMQKRKPNIKIVYADYYNAFEWLLHNAPYIGLDAESTLEACCGTGGKYNQNSTQRCGSLNVPVCADPDQHISWDGLHLTQKANRLIASWLVADFIPKIDCKIY, encoded by the exons ATGGCTTTTTCTTCCAGAGATGGTCTATTTCAGCTTCTGATAAGCTTATGTTCCTTGTTATATCTCCGTCAAGCTCAATCAGCTTCTTCCTTTGGTAGGACATTACCCGATATTGGTTTACTTAAGAGTTGTAACATCgataaaatatatcagtttgGAGCCTCCAAATCAGACACTGGAAATCGTAGGATAGAAAATCCTTTAGACCTGTGCAATTTGCCTCCTTATGGTCAGAGCTTTCTACGTGAGCCTACCGGACGTTGCTCTGATGGACTACTCATGATTGATTACATCG GATCAGCAGCCGGTATCCCCTTTCTCAATCCGTATCTGAATTCCAAGGCAAACTTTAGCCATGGTGTGAACTTTGCGGTTGGTGGTTCTACAGCATTGCCAGTAAAGAAAAATGCTTTAGTTTCTGCAACCAGGAGTTCTCTTGATGTACAAGTTGATTGGATGTCCGAATTTCTTGTTTCGCAGTGCAGTTCTCATACTT ATTGCAGCCTTGAAAGACACtcgaaaaatttatttatagttgGGGAGGCAGGAAATAATGATTATAATTCTGCATTATTTCAaggaaaaacaataaaagagaTCAAAGGCGAATTGATGCCTCAAATTGTTCAATCTATTATGCATGCAGTAAAA AAAGTTATCAGGGCTGGAGCTGCGCGAATAGTTGTCCCGGGACAATATCCACTAGGCTGTTTCCCAGTTTATTTGGCAGCATTTCAAAGTAACAGCACAACAGATTATGATAAACATGAATGCTTGAAAGCGCTGAACATTCTTGCAGCAGCTCACAACAAGTATCTACAGCATGCTATAAGTGCAATGCAAAAACGAAAACCCAACATTAAGATTGTGTATGCCGATTACTACAATGCCTTTGAATGGCTTCTGCACAATGCACCATATATAG GACTTGATGCGGAATCTACTTTAGAAGCCTGTTGTGGAACAGGTGGCAAATATAATCAGAACTCGACCCAAAGGTGTGGGAGCCTCAACGTTCCAGTCTGCGCGGATCCTGATCAACATATTAGTTGGGATGGACTTCATTTGACACAGAAGGCAAACCGCCTTATCGCCTCATGGCTTGTAGCAGATTTTATACCAAAGATTGATTGTAAGATATATTAA
- the LOC108192930 gene encoding uncharacterized protein LOC108192930, with the protein MRLNVYTKTMIRSATLFHNTTPTAATCFYPGRPELSFTRPDSYRWPRVRLVRRGCVASQRIYGTNASPETLVADLPEICTADELHYVSVHNSDWRLALWRYKASPQATPRNHPLLLLSGVGTNAIGYDLAPGSSFARYMSSQGFDTWILEFRGAGLSAAITQNEIKQEVDVVSGQIDSIKTKINGKNFEEKKSEATADTAQSQVGPNPLAQSEVSSGSKISEADESQFLTYFTENFMALSERLSSLLNEGFSEMKQSYALVGQIRDLSQRLLNIIEEGQRSVSPQFVDLVARYSTTVEDFRKQLDLMAKYNWDFDHYLEEDVPAAMEYVRRQCKPTDGKLLAIGHSMGGILLYAMLSKNGCQGQDSYLASIITLGSSLDYTTSESSLKLLLPLVDPAQALNVPVVPLGALLAAAYPLAFRPPYVLSWLNPLITAQETMQPELMEKFVLNNFCTVPAKLLYQLTSAFQDGGLCDRTGKFFYKDHLHKIDIPVLAIAGDKDLICPPEAVHETIKLVPEHLVDFKVFGRQEGPHYAHYDLVGGPLAPDHIYPVIIDFLSRHDQI; encoded by the exons ATGAGATTGAATGTATACACAAAGACTATGATCCGTTCAGCTACGTTGTTTCACAATACCACCCCTACTGCAGCTACTTGTTTCTATCCGGGTCGACCCGAGTTGTCATTTACCCGACCCGACTCGTACAGGTGGCCACGAGTGAGGCTTGTTAGACGTGGGTGTGTCGCGTCGCAGAGGATCTATGGGACCAATGCTTCGCCGGAGACACTCGTCGCCGATTTGCCGGAGATTTGTACGGCCGATGAGCTTCACTATGTGTCGGTTCATAACTCGGATTGGCGGCTCGCGCTCTGGCGTTACAAAGCTTCTCCTCAg GCAACACCAAGAAACCATCCTCTGCTGCTCTTGTCAGGAGTTGGGACAAATGCGATTGGATATGATCTAGCTCCTGGT TCCTCATTTGCACGTTATATGTCCAGCCAAGGATTTGATACCTGGATTCTTGAATTTCGTGGTGCTGGGTTGAGTGCAGCTATCACTCAAAATGAGATAAAACAGGAAGTTGATGTGGTGTCTGGGCAAATTGATTCAATAAAGACCAAAATAAATGGTAAAAATTTTGAGGAGAAGAAGTCAGAAGCAACGGCTGACACTGCACAGTCACAAGTCGGCCCTAATCCTTTGGCACAGTCTGAAGTCTCCTCTGGCAGCAAAATCAGTGAAGCAGATGAATCTCAGTTTTTGACATACTTCACTGAAAATTTTATGGCTTTATCTGAAAGACTGTCTAGCCTACTGAATGAAG GATTTTCCGAAATGAAGCAGAGTTATGCTCTTGTTGGACAAATCCGGGATTTAAGTCAAAGGCTGCTAAATATAATTGAAGAAGGCCAGCGATCTGTTTCTCCCCAATTcgttgacttggtagcgagataTTCCACTACAGTAGAAGACTTCCGGAAACAGCTTGATCTTATGGCAAAATATAATTGGGACTTTGATCATTATCTGGAGGAGGATGTGCCAGCTGCA atGGAGTATGTGAGGAGACAATGCAAACCAACAGACGGCAAGTTACTTGCCATTGGCCACTCCATGGGGGGTATTTTGCTGTATGCAATGCTTTCAAAAAATG GTTGCCAGGGACAGGATTCTTACTTGGCATCAATCATTACACTTGGGTCATCACTTGACTACACTACATCAGAGTCTTCATTAAAACTGCTCTTACCCCTG GTCGATCCTGCTCAGGCTTTAAATGTTCCAGTTGTTCCTCTGGGTGCATTGCTTGCAGCAGCTTATCCACTTGCTTTCCGGCCTCCTTATGTATTGTCTTGGTTAAATCCTTTGATCACCGCACAGGAAACTATGCAACCAGAACTGATGGAGAAGTTTGTCTTAAATAACTTTT GTACAGTTCCTGCCAAGCTTCTGTATCAGCTCACTTCAGCCTTCCAAGATGGCGGACTTTGCGACAGGACTGGGAAGTTTTTTTACAAAGATCACCTCCACAAAATTGATATACCCGTTTTAGCAATTGCTGGAGACAAAGACTTGATATGTCCACCTGAAGCAGTACATG AAACTATTAAGCTGGTTCCCGAGCATCTTGTTGATTTCAAAGTGTTTGGTAGACAAGAAGGCCCACATTATGCCCACTATGATCTAGTGGGAGGTCCTCTG GCGCCAGATCATATATATCCGGTTATAATTGATTTTCTGAGTCGCCATGACCAGATCTGA